Proteins co-encoded in one Lasioglossum baleicum chromosome 3, iyLasBale1, whole genome shotgun sequence genomic window:
- the Capt gene encoding adenylyl cyclase-associated protein 1 isoform X3 gives MSVAGYEDLVAGPVREYLQLSSKIGGDVATHSKLVEKAFQIQLQFIRTAASRPAPTNQSEQVALLGPTSTQIQQIQEFREKNRGSPFFNHLSAISESIPALGWVAVSPTPAPYVKEMNDAGQFYSNRVLKDWKEKDKVHAEWCKAWVQTLSDLQQYVRQHHTTGLVWAKTGSVPAGIPPPPPPCMPIGDVAPVSIGDDRSALFAEINQGENITKNLKKVTSEMQTHKNPSLRTGPAPFKAPVVDNAVPSKTIPPANAPIDKPPVFTRDGKKWLIEYHKGNKNLLVENVEMNNVIYMFRCQDSTLVVKGKLNSIVMDSCRKSSVVFDSLVSSIEFVNCQSVQMQVLGEVRTISIDKTDGCQMYLSPESVDCELISSKSSEMNLMVPKLGGDYVEYPVPEQFKTTISPLGLTTIAINSLG, from the exons ATGTCAGTCGCAGGCTATGAAGATCTTGTGGCTGGACCTGTAAGAGAATACTTGCAGTTAAGTTCTAAAATTGGCGGCGATGTGGCAACCCACAGTAAGCTTGTAGAAAAGGCTTTTCA AATTCAGCTTCAGTTTATTCGAACTGCAGCGAGTCGACCAGCTCCAACAAACCAGTCGGAACAGGTTGCTCTCCTTGGACCCACCTCGACACAAATTCAACAGATTCAAGAGTTCCGTGAGAAAAATAGAGGCTCTCcatttttcaatcatttatcAGCGATTAGTGAAAGTATTCCGGCTCTAGGATGGGTTGCCGTGTCACCCACGCCAGCGCCATACGTAAAAGAGATGAACGACGCCGGACAGTTTTATTCCAATCGCGTTTTAAAAGACTGGAAAGAAAA AGATAAAGTGCATGCAGAATGGTGCAAGGCTTGGGTACAAACGTTAAGCGATCTTCAGCAATACGTACGTCAACATCACACAACAGGATTGGTGTGGGCAAAAACTGGCTCTGTACCGGCTGGTATACCACCACCTCCACCGCCATGCATGCCTATCGGGGATGTGGCGCCCGTCAGTATTGGCGACGACAGGAGCGCCCTTTTCGCGGAAATCAATCAGGGAGAAAATATTACAAAGA ATTTGAAGAAAGTAACTTCTGAAATGCAAACGCATAAAAACCCCTCACTGAGGACTGGTCCAGCACCATTTAAGGCCCCGGTAGTCGATAATGCGGTACCATCGAAGACAATACCACCAGCAAATGCTCCGATTGACAAACCACCAGTATTCACTAGAGACGGGAAGAAATGGCTCATA GAATATCACAAAGGAAACAAAAATCTGCTCGTTGAAAATGTAGAGATGAACAACGTCATCTACATGTTCCGATGTCAAGATAGTACCTTAGTTGTTAAAGGTAAACTAAACTCTATCGTGATGGACTCATGTCGCAAATCATCCGTTGTCTTCGACTCTCTCGTGTCGAGCATCGAATTCGTCAACTGCCAAAGCGTTCAAATGCAG GTATTAGGAGAGGTACGCACCATCTCCATCGATAAAACCGACGGTTGCCAGATGTACCTAAGCCCTGAGTCGGTGGACTGTGAATTGATCAGTAGCAAGTCAAGCGAGATGAATCTTATGGTGCCGAAATTGGGTGGAGATTAC GTTGAGTATCCCGTGCCGGAGCAGTTCAAGACCACGATCAGTCCATTAGGTCTCACCACGATCGCGATCAACTCGCTCGGCTAA
- the Capt gene encoding adenylyl cyclase-associated protein 1 isoform X1 produces the protein MFKCCVCNKSSKKEKSGGEVTKQSQKATDSQIVPVDSTTLVDENRHLGKGEKLNGDVQRSEKVSPSMENCAAEVVDDLTVKSPLPSGKRDETNDSLRSRNESIVESNEKNRHDENGHDQTKEDKIRRASGGKDEIGNGEVDASDNISMSGGGGVMTAILNAGITNTVKTNIYDSSAAYIERTIDDGPEEEGDDSVFEACPSDNNANKKPPPASSVPRWLSEEDDGDHDSEECSGMQEPPATPVARDELALRRHRFFSDLLQAAQNATEHRVRFDPLGPMVHSGCDSNDKEEHLEELVNRLEDVTKRLENVRTRTIAETQDTAVQTNTPSPRRSKSVENGTSEQTASLVRSPIKSASGQIVSMSVAGYEDLVAGPVREYLQLSSKIGGDVATHSKLVEKAFQIQLQFIRTAASRPAPTNQSEQVALLGPTSTQIQQIQEFREKNRGSPFFNHLSAISESIPALGWVAVSPTPAPYVKEMNDAGQFYSNRVLKDWKEKDKVHAEWCKAWVQTLSDLQQYVRQHHTTGLVWAKTGSVPAGIPPPPPPCMPIGDVAPVSIGDDRSALFAEINQGENITKNLKKVTSEMQTHKNPSLRTGPAPFKAPVVDNAVPSKTIPPANAPIDKPPVFTRDGKKWLIEYHKGNKNLLVENVEMNNVIYMFRCQDSTLVVKGKLNSIVMDSCRKSSVVFDSLVSSIEFVNCQSVQMQVLGEVRTISIDKTDGCQMYLSPESVDCELISSKSSEMNLMVPKLGGDYVEYPVPEQFKTTISPLGLTTIAINSLG, from the exons ATGTTTAAATGCTGTGTGTGCAACAAGAGCTCGAAGAAGGAGAAGTCGGGTGGCGAGGTGACGAAGCAAAGTCAGAAAGCAACCGACTCGCAGATAGTTCCCGTCGATTCGACGACGCTGGTCGACGAGAACAGACACCTCGGAAAGGGTGAAAAATTGAACGGCGACGTGCAGAGATCGGAGAAAGTTTCGCCGTCGATGGAGAATTGTGCTGCGGAAGTGGTCGACGACTTGACTGTCAAGAGTCCGTTGCCTTCCGGTAAACGAGACGAAACGAACGATTCCCTTCGATCGCGGAACGAATCGATAGTGGAATCGAATGAGAAGAATCGCCATGACGAAAACGGGCACGATCAAACGAAAGAGGATAAGATAAGACGGGCGAGTGGGGGTAAGGATGAGATCGGAAATGGAGAAGTAGATGCAAGCGACAATATAAGCATGAGCGGCGGTGGTGGAGTAATGACGGCAATACTAAACGCCGGTATTACCAACACCGTTAAAACGAACATCTACGATTCCTCTGCCGCGTACATCGAGAGAACGATCGACGACGGCCCGGAAGAAGAAGGCGACGACTCCGTGTTCGAAGCTTGTCCGAGCGACAACAACGCGAATAAAAAACCGCCGCCAG CTTCGTCGGTGCCGCGCTGGCTGTCCGAAGAGGATGACGGCGATCATGATTCGGAAGAATGCAGCGGAATGCAAGAACCACCCGCGACACCAGTCGCTCGCGATGAGCTAGCCTTAAGACGTCACAGATTCTTCTCTGACTTATTGCAAGCCGCGCAAAATGCGACCGAGCACAGAGTGAGGTTCGACCCCCTAGGACCCATGGTGCACTCTG GCTGCGACTCTAATGATAAGGAAGAGCATTTGGAAGAGCTAGTAAATCGATTAGAAGACGTTACCAAACGATTGGAGAACGTACGAACACGTACCATAGCTGAAACTCAAGATACTGCTGTTCAAACGAATACACCATCGCCAAGAAGGTCTAAGTCAGTCGAGAACGGTACATCAGAACAGACTGCCTCACTCGTTCGGTCACCCATTAAATCGGCATCAGGTCAAATTGTCAGCATGTCAGTCGCAGGCTATGAAGATCTTGTGGCTGGACCTGTAAGAGAATACTTGCAGTTAAGTTCTAAAATTGGCGGCGATGTGGCAACCCACAGTAAGCTTGTAGAAAAGGCTTTTCA AATTCAGCTTCAGTTTATTCGAACTGCAGCGAGTCGACCAGCTCCAACAAACCAGTCGGAACAGGTTGCTCTCCTTGGACCCACCTCGACACAAATTCAACAGATTCAAGAGTTCCGTGAGAAAAATAGAGGCTCTCcatttttcaatcatttatcAGCGATTAGTGAAAGTATTCCGGCTCTAGGATGGGTTGCCGTGTCACCCACGCCAGCGCCATACGTAAAAGAGATGAACGACGCCGGACAGTTTTATTCCAATCGCGTTTTAAAAGACTGGAAAGAAAA AGATAAAGTGCATGCAGAATGGTGCAAGGCTTGGGTACAAACGTTAAGCGATCTTCAGCAATACGTACGTCAACATCACACAACAGGATTGGTGTGGGCAAAAACTGGCTCTGTACCGGCTGGTATACCACCACCTCCACCGCCATGCATGCCTATCGGGGATGTGGCGCCCGTCAGTATTGGCGACGACAGGAGCGCCCTTTTCGCGGAAATCAATCAGGGAGAAAATATTACAAAGA ATTTGAAGAAAGTAACTTCTGAAATGCAAACGCATAAAAACCCCTCACTGAGGACTGGTCCAGCACCATTTAAGGCCCCGGTAGTCGATAATGCGGTACCATCGAAGACAATACCACCAGCAAATGCTCCGATTGACAAACCACCAGTATTCACTAGAGACGGGAAGAAATGGCTCATA GAATATCACAAAGGAAACAAAAATCTGCTCGTTGAAAATGTAGAGATGAACAACGTCATCTACATGTTCCGATGTCAAGATAGTACCTTAGTTGTTAAAGGTAAACTAAACTCTATCGTGATGGACTCATGTCGCAAATCATCCGTTGTCTTCGACTCTCTCGTGTCGAGCATCGAATTCGTCAACTGCCAAAGCGTTCAAATGCAG GTATTAGGAGAGGTACGCACCATCTCCATCGATAAAACCGACGGTTGCCAGATGTACCTAAGCCCTGAGTCGGTGGACTGTGAATTGATCAGTAGCAAGTCAAGCGAGATGAATCTTATGGTGCCGAAATTGGGTGGAGATTAC GTTGAGTATCCCGTGCCGGAGCAGTTCAAGACCACGATCAGTCCATTAGGTCTCACCACGATCGCGATCAACTCGCTCGGCTAA
- the LOC143207042 gene encoding uncharacterized protein LOC143207042 yields the protein MKEKEFTQQNKENCLELPSVVRPVMKLNDKRLVPSKMNITFCSEVFPRQSSHMMIPQPRERQKFVETSQETLYQVRKKLESLHNVLRTYDIQNSGTKVAETPQNSESIMNNASNNLTKKTVSIKTESNSWNEKKKNRVSFDTVSRKHFDDIHRTVYISSEQYDSDETGRSSDVSVRSYSQVLSTYYSNNVNDLYCSLPKQTENQMHSLNNQKSYTVDTTEYSSTRYENIPERICYTISSDFFDNENSTRGTAATSNFTLPDVYVENTRARSFDCLNRQTVPMDTDEDLLITSPTSSHTEISKESESDDKSTAVLLQEALQIKRALLTRVELEKICYVDEKKENIERECMSEFSKCSYINNNLQSKLLDIISEEQSISSSTERSSRTYMFLNIKQGKQLAHSSTFSNDIRNVQNNQSVNKESIESNRNLGSGSEYFSFSNIMQKNNEANLNQASLSDYKSCHETRSVNASEMASDNLHAKYQGYTTSMADEKHETMKCTSCSRNGNNEEKPESNFIRISNVNELANRNDISTEIFSQNLNDSLIDEPNPNLNKREGCNFLNSNTADQCTNVVFTKDVGNLLSTKLNTSQNEKFSEENKNLMSSPNLSLRRHPGTCSLIEQTLITKNEDTMEVHTVINVANTMYELSVSESKENSIEVNLHNSIGVNHSKDCDIPESLSTIALTNKSMDEDELNLNWSTFKDDYIDEKNVQTVSTNTVTPQQHDYVEVETRNKETCNKTTTAVEYRGSQVHCDEDSKFKNRRDNAVVQNSFANIENKEIINEADLYQSYSNLISPQSSMYFTDEASSSAIKLNTTNSTSKAEKDLKDTENADLLFISVSNNTSAVNKIGTKSYFKMTNNEIDVDKTNKENVSSENDTNRHINIQTAKEEEISTSYNNMGNESLLPKTSIKLNNEEQSNSSGNKRTILNADQTTVLSDVSPHQVSPRDANENLTLKRVTTKIKSKSQENYTSKSEVLKKSAVSQNPKNLKSDSVNAAHARTEHRSSSIQVKTRDLSAEPRRNTDHSCKLDKKRSQSQISFRSNASSSNANSVNCTQSLDTRLKLNSQAKPSTPVSRTPSRSCIPILKSRLEATRKTENESRHRSPVRGPLTMTMFWRDNLSSKSHYATEESLKLEGASEINDQCIKEESRRVENANDTASSRIPESTIESTDSKIAAQEQMVIYVNIFTKYDHNATKIVDPNKFLEYIKDRESNTKDENLAADTVGKKQSAMHKIVTIVSSVINGNELNQNQSVDLTASKGDSELLTNNLSNEKLRNLCFLSVEQREIDVTAKPSVTDTSTSITDLGNVTRTSESVLNKFQICGTPKELNNDEYVALLEILYQEPNLAHLQELQNVCKRLVSEC from the coding sequence ATGAAAGAAAAGGAATTCACACAGCAGAATAAGGAAAATTGTTTGGAGCTGCCGAGTGTAGTTCGTCCAGTCATGAAACTGAACGACAAGCGTCTGGTGCCCTCAAAGATGAACATAACGTTCTGCAGCGAAGTGTTTCCTCGACAATCCTCGCACATGATGATCCCGCAACCGCGTGAGCGTCAGAAGTTCGTAGAAACATCGCAGGAGACGTTGTATCAAGTGAGGAAGAAGTTGGAGAGTTTGCACAACGTGCTGCGAACGTACGACATACAAAATTCTGGAACGAAAGTAGCGGAAACGCCACAGAACAGCGAAAGTATAATGAACAACGCTAGTAACAATCTCACGAAAAAGACCGTCTCGATTAAAACGGAAAGTAACAGTTGGAACGAGAAGAAAAAGAACAGAGTTAGCTTCGACACTGTCAGCAGAAAGCACTTCGATGACATACACAGAACCGTCTACATCAGTTCCGAACAATATGACAGCGACGAAACAGGCAGGAGTTCCGATGTGTCTGTTCGAAGCTATTCCCAGGTGCTCAGCACTTATTATTCGAACAATGTCAACGATCTTTATTGTTCGCTTCCGAAGCAAACAGAAAATCAAATGCACTCCTTGAATAATCAGAAGTCATACACAGTCGACACGACGGAATACTCTTCTACGAGGTATGAGAACATTCCGGAGAGAATATGTTACACTATCTCATCTGACTTCTTCGACAATGAGAACAGCACTAGAGGAACAGCTGCAACGAGTAATTTTACATTACCAGACGTATACGTTGAAAACACTCGGGCACGATCGTTTGATTGCTTGAACAGGCAGACCGTACCAATGGATACCGATGAAGATTTATTGATAACGTCGCCAACCTCGAGCCACACAGAGATATCCAAAGAAAGTGAATCGGATGATAAATCTACAGCAGTGTTGCTTCAAGAGGCGTTGCAAATCAAAAGAGCATTGCTGACACGCGTAGAACTGGAAAAAATATGCTATGTGGACGAGAAGAAAGAAAACATCGAGAGAGAGTGTATGTCAGAGTTCAGCAAATGTTCGTACATTAACAATAATCTTCAATCGAAACTTTTGGATATCATATCGGAGGAACAATCGATTAGCAGCTCCACTGAAAGAAGTAGTCGGACTTACATGTTTCTCAACATAAAACAAGGCAAACAATTAGCTCATTCTTCGACGTTTAGCAACGATATAAGGAACGTACAGAACAATCAGAGCGTAAATAAAGAGAGTATTGAATCCAATAGAAATCTCGGTTCGGGCTCTGAATATTTCAGTTTCAGTAACATAATGCAGAAAAACAACGAAGCAAATCTTAATCAAGCATCTTTGTCGGACTACAAGAGTTGCCATGAAACTAGATCTGTTAACGCTTCGGAGATGGCATCGGATAATTTACACGCAAAATATCAAGGTTACACCACAAGTATGGCTGACGAGAAGCACGAAACTATGAAATGTACAAGCTGCTCAAGGAATGGAAATAACGAGGAGAAACCTGAATCAAACTTCATACGTATAAGCAACGTAAACGAACTTGCGAATCGCAACGATATCAGCACAGAGATATTTTCGCAAAACCTGAATGACTCGCTCATAGATGAACCGAATCCGAATTTGAACAAAAGGGAAGGATGTAATTTTCTGAATTCAAACACCGCAGACCAATGTACAAACGTTGTGTTTACTAAAGATGTAGGAAACTTGTTAAGCACAAAATTGAATACATCACAGAATGAGAAATTCAGCGAAGAGAACAAAAATTTGATGTCTAGTCCAAATTTGAGTTTGAGAAGACACCCTGGCACCTGTTCGCTAATAGAACAAACATTGATAACAAAAAATGAGGATACAATGGAAGTGCACACAGTGATAAACGTTGCAAATACAATGTACGAATTATCAGTTTCGGAAAGCAAAGAAAACTCCATCGAGGTGAACCTGCATAATTCGATCGGTGTAAATCATTCAAAGGATTGTGACATTCCAGAATCTCTGTCTACAATAGCACTGACTAATAAATCAATGGACGAGGACGAGTTAAATCTAAATTGGTCTACTTTCAAGGACGACTATATCGACGAGAAAAATGTACAAACTGTTTCAACAAACACTGTAACTCCTCAGCAACATGATTACGTAGAAGTGGAAACTCGTAACAAAGAAACGTGCAATAAAACTACAACTGCGGTAGAATACAGAGGCTCGCAAGTTCATTGCGATGAAGATAGTAAATTCAAGAACAGAAGAGATAATGCGGTTGTACAAAATTCATTTGCAAACATAGAGAACAAGGAGATAATTAATGAGGCAGATCTATATCAATCTTATTCCAATCTCATTTCTCCTCAGAGCAGCATGTACTTTACGGATGAAGCTTCGAGTTCAGCTATAAAATTAAACACTACGAACTCAACTTCGAAGgcagaaaaagatttaaaagacACTGAAAATGCTGATTTGTTGTTTATTTCCGTGTCAAATAATACTAGTGCTGTCAATAAAATCGGAACAAAGTCCTATTTTAAAATGACAAATaacgaaattgatgttgataaaACTAATAAAGAAAATGTATCTTCTGAAAATGATACGAACAGACATATCAATATACAAACAGcgaaagaggaagaaatttCAACATCGTATAATAATATGGGCAACGAATCTTTGCTACCAAAAACAAGTATAAAACTCAATAACGAAGAACAATCTAATTCATCTGGAAACAAAAGAACGATCCTAAATGCGGATCAAACTACAGTTTTATCAGACGTATCTCCGCATCAGGTTTCTCCAAGGGACGCAAACGAGAATCTAACGCTAAAAAGAGTGACTACGAAAATAAAGTCAAAAAGTCAAGAGAACTATACTTCAAAGTCTGAAGTATTAAAGAAGTCGGCAGTTTCGCAAAATCCGAAAAATTTAAAATCTGATTCGGTAAATGCTGCTCACGCTAGAACAGAGCATAGATCGTCGTCGATCCAGGTAAAAACCAGAGATCTATCTGCCGAACCTAGACGTAATACGGACCATAGTTGTAAGTTAGATAAAAAGAGATCTCAATCGCAAATAAGTTTTCGCTCAAACGCATCATCGAGTAATGCGAACTCTGTAAATTGTACCCAGTCACTTGATACTAGATTGAAGTTAAACAGTCAAGCCAAGCCGTCAACACCGGTATCAAGAACTCCTTCGCGATCGTGCATACCAATTTTAAAAAGCAGACTGGAAGCAACTCGGAAAACGGAGAATGAGTCGAGACATAGAAGTCCGGTGAGAGGGCCACTGACAATGACAATGTTCTGGAGAGACAATTTATCTAGTAAGAGTCATTATGCGACGGAAGAAAGTCTAAAATTGGAAGGCGCATCGGAAATCAATGATCAGTGTATAAAGGAAGAGAGCAGACGTGTCGAAAACGCAAACGACACCGCGTCATCGCGAATACCAGAGAGTACAATCGAAAGTACCGATAGTAAAATTGCTGCGCAAGAGCAAATGGTAATCTACGTTAACATATTCACAAAATATGATCATAATGCAACGAAAATAGTAGATCCTAATAAATTCTTAGAATATATCAAAGACAGAGAGTCTAATACGAAAGATGAAAATCTCGCAGCAGACACAGTTGGAAAGAAACAAAGTGCAATGCATAAAATTGTTACTATCGTTTCTTCAGTCATAAATGGTAACGAGTTGAATCAGAATCAATCTGTTGATTTAACTGCCTCGAAAGGGGACAGTGAACTGTTAACAAATAATTTATCAAAcgaaaaattaagaaatttatgCTTTCTTTCGGTGGAGCAAAGAGAAATTGATGTTACCGCTAAACCATCGGTGACCGATACGAGCACGTCTATCACGGACTTAGGAAATGTTACGAGAACATCGGAAAGCGTGTTAAACAAATTTCAAATATGCGGCACACCCAAAGAATTGAACAACGACGAATATGTAGCACTACTTGAAATTCTCTATCAAGAACCAAATTTGGCGCATCTACAAGAATTGCAAAATGTCTGCAAGAGGCTTGTATCCGAGTGTTGA
- the LOC143207402 gene encoding uncharacterized protein LOC143207402 translates to MQWQFGGNLEPVQMVCEVDWKECPKAIVNYVWSEIVTDVAECLTQGIILKKMKDNCCSKVVCTFLACTMLLRVIRSKAKRLGEVLDDKKILNKVGYKIEDLELKVSILTYKMQYGSWPMPHQIQKPSFKKHLQNLRLTLSNTNDRTDWIKRVLLRYPEYLRYQLFRPTVRSVLSRF, encoded by the exons ATGCAGTGGCAGTTCG GCGGAAATCTGGAGCCAGTGCAAATGGTCTGCGAAGTCGACTGGAAGGAATGCCCGAAAGCGATCGTGAATTACGTTTGGAGCGAGATCGTAACCGATGTCGCCGAATGCTTGACCCAGGGGATCATTCTAAAG aaaatgaaagataattgTTGTTCGAAGGTCGTCTGCACGTTCCTTGCTTGCACCATGTTACTCCGTGTGATACGCTCGAAAGCGAAACGGTTAGGCGAGGTCCTGGATGATAAAAAGATCCTGAATAAGGTCGGATACAAGATTGAAGACCTCGAGCTGAAAGTGAGCATACTAACGTACAAAATGCAGTACGGCTCGTGGCCTATGCCCCACCAAATACAGAAGCCAAGCTTCAAGAAACATTTACAAAATCTTCGTTTGACCCTGTCGAACACCAACGATCGCACCGATTGGATAAAGCGCGTGTTACTGAGGTATCCTGAATATTTAAGATACCAATTGTTTCGACCCACAGTCAGAAGCGTTCTATCTAGATTCTAA
- the Capt gene encoding adenylyl cyclase-associated protein 1 isoform X2 encodes MQKTIIKMSEIPKVVEDDSRMVPGAYKKVLNMWKNRCDSNDKEEHLEELVNRLEDVTKRLENVRTRTIAETQDTAVQTNTPSPRRSKSVENGTSEQTASLVRSPIKSASGQIVSMSVAGYEDLVAGPVREYLQLSSKIGGDVATHSKLVEKAFQIQLQFIRTAASRPAPTNQSEQVALLGPTSTQIQQIQEFREKNRGSPFFNHLSAISESIPALGWVAVSPTPAPYVKEMNDAGQFYSNRVLKDWKEKDKVHAEWCKAWVQTLSDLQQYVRQHHTTGLVWAKTGSVPAGIPPPPPPCMPIGDVAPVSIGDDRSALFAEINQGENITKNLKKVTSEMQTHKNPSLRTGPAPFKAPVVDNAVPSKTIPPANAPIDKPPVFTRDGKKWLIEYHKGNKNLLVENVEMNNVIYMFRCQDSTLVVKGKLNSIVMDSCRKSSVVFDSLVSSIEFVNCQSVQMQVLGEVRTISIDKTDGCQMYLSPESVDCELISSKSSEMNLMVPKLGGDYVEYPVPEQFKTTISPLGLTTIAINSLG; translated from the exons ATGCAGAAAACTATTATTAAAATGTCTGAAATTCCGAAAGTTGTGGAGGATGATTCCCGAATGGTGCCAGGTGCTTATAAAAAAGTGTTGAACATGTGGAAAAATC GCTGCGACTCTAATGATAAGGAAGAGCATTTGGAAGAGCTAGTAAATCGATTAGAAGACGTTACCAAACGATTGGAGAACGTACGAACACGTACCATAGCTGAAACTCAAGATACTGCTGTTCAAACGAATACACCATCGCCAAGAAGGTCTAAGTCAGTCGAGAACGGTACATCAGAACAGACTGCCTCACTCGTTCGGTCACCCATTAAATCGGCATCAGGTCAAATTGTCAGCATGTCAGTCGCAGGCTATGAAGATCTTGTGGCTGGACCTGTAAGAGAATACTTGCAGTTAAGTTCTAAAATTGGCGGCGATGTGGCAACCCACAGTAAGCTTGTAGAAAAGGCTTTTCA AATTCAGCTTCAGTTTATTCGAACTGCAGCGAGTCGACCAGCTCCAACAAACCAGTCGGAACAGGTTGCTCTCCTTGGACCCACCTCGACACAAATTCAACAGATTCAAGAGTTCCGTGAGAAAAATAGAGGCTCTCcatttttcaatcatttatcAGCGATTAGTGAAAGTATTCCGGCTCTAGGATGGGTTGCCGTGTCACCCACGCCAGCGCCATACGTAAAAGAGATGAACGACGCCGGACAGTTTTATTCCAATCGCGTTTTAAAAGACTGGAAAGAAAA AGATAAAGTGCATGCAGAATGGTGCAAGGCTTGGGTACAAACGTTAAGCGATCTTCAGCAATACGTACGTCAACATCACACAACAGGATTGGTGTGGGCAAAAACTGGCTCTGTACCGGCTGGTATACCACCACCTCCACCGCCATGCATGCCTATCGGGGATGTGGCGCCCGTCAGTATTGGCGACGACAGGAGCGCCCTTTTCGCGGAAATCAATCAGGGAGAAAATATTACAAAGA ATTTGAAGAAAGTAACTTCTGAAATGCAAACGCATAAAAACCCCTCACTGAGGACTGGTCCAGCACCATTTAAGGCCCCGGTAGTCGATAATGCGGTACCATCGAAGACAATACCACCAGCAAATGCTCCGATTGACAAACCACCAGTATTCACTAGAGACGGGAAGAAATGGCTCATA GAATATCACAAAGGAAACAAAAATCTGCTCGTTGAAAATGTAGAGATGAACAACGTCATCTACATGTTCCGATGTCAAGATAGTACCTTAGTTGTTAAAGGTAAACTAAACTCTATCGTGATGGACTCATGTCGCAAATCATCCGTTGTCTTCGACTCTCTCGTGTCGAGCATCGAATTCGTCAACTGCCAAAGCGTTCAAATGCAG GTATTAGGAGAGGTACGCACCATCTCCATCGATAAAACCGACGGTTGCCAGATGTACCTAAGCCCTGAGTCGGTGGACTGTGAATTGATCAGTAGCAAGTCAAGCGAGATGAATCTTATGGTGCCGAAATTGGGTGGAGATTAC GTTGAGTATCCCGTGCCGGAGCAGTTCAAGACCACGATCAGTCCATTAGGTCTCACCACGATCGCGATCAACTCGCTCGGCTAA